Proteins from a genomic interval of Zingiber officinale cultivar Zhangliang chromosome 1B, Zo_v1.1, whole genome shotgun sequence:
- the LOC122048809 gene encoding beta-1,4-mannosyl-glycoprotein 4-beta-N-acetylglucosaminyltransferase-like — protein sequence MPEVGCPYCSKKTDDICGSVCGGASKAALSMSRLRCALRGFDLKALLLLFVGVPILLFIIYVHGQKITYFLRPLWEAPPKPFKMIPHYHHENASMESLCKLHGWGVREMPRRVFDAVLFSNELDILEIRWNELSPYVSEFILLESNSTFTGLRKPLVFAKNRRRFKFAESRLTYGTVGGRFVKGENPFVEESYQRVALDQLIGIAGISDDDLLIMSDVDEIPSGHTINLLRWCNEIPEKLHLQLRNYLYSFEFHLDDDSWRASIHRYKSGKTRYAHFRQSDDLLADSGWHCSFCFRHISEFTFKMKAYSHVDRIRFAYYLNPARIQDVICHGADLFDMLPEEYTFQKMIAKLGPIPSSYSAIDLPGYLIRNAEKFSFLLPGNCKRQQRG from the exons ATGCCGGAGGTCGGCTGTCCTTATTGCTCCAAGAAGACGGATGATATTTGCGGGAGCGTCTGCGGCGGG GCTTCGAAAGCAGCTCTGAGCATGTCGCGGCTCCGGTGCGCCCTCCGGGGCTTTGATCTCAAGGCATTGTTGCTTCTCTTCGTCGGTGTTCCCATTCTCTTGTTCATCATCTACGTCCATGGCCAAAAGATCACCTACTTCCTCCGCCCGCTTTGGGAGGCCCCTCCGAAACCCTTCAAGATGATACCCCATTACCACCACGAGAATGCCTCCATGGAGAGCCTCTGCAAGCTCCACGGTTGGGGCGTCCGGGAAATGCCGAGGCGTGTCTTTGATGCTGTCTTGTTCAGTAACGAACTCGACATCCTTGAAATCCGGTGGAACGAGCTCAGCCCCTACGTGTCGGAGTTCATTCTCCTCGAGTCCAATTCGACGTTCACCGGCCTGAGGAAGCCCCTTGTTTTTGCAAAGAATCGCCGCCGCTTCAAGTTCGCAGAGTCGCGGTTGACCTATGGAACCGTCGGTGGCCGATTTGTGAAAGGAGAAAATCCTTTTGTGGAAGAGTCTTACCAGAGAGTTGCATTGGATCAGCTCATCGGGATCGCCGGCATCAGTGACGACGACCTTCTCATCATGTCTGATGTCGACGAGATTCCTAGTGGTCATACGATCAACCTACTCAGGTGGTGCAATGAGATCCCTGAGAAGCTTCATCTCCAGCTCCGTAACTACCTTTACTCTTTCGAGTTCCACCTCGACGACGACAGTTGGAGAGCTTCAATTCATCGTTACAAATCCGGGAAGACCAGATATGCCCATTTCCGGCAATCAGACGACTTGTTAGCTGATTCAGGATGGCACTGCAGCTTCTGCTTCCGGCACATTAGTGAATTCACCTTCAAAATGAAGGCATACAGCCATGTTGATCGCATTAGATTCGCATATTACTTGAATCCTGCAAGAATTCAAGATGTCATATGCCACGGAGCAGATCTTTTTGACATGCTTCCTGAGGAGTATACGTTCCAGAAGATGATTGCCAAATTGGGCCCAATTCCTAGTTCATACTCTGCCATCGATCTTCCCGGTTATCTAATTCGAAATGCCGAGAAATTCAGCTTCCTCCTTCCGGGAAACTGCAAAAGACAGCAGCGTGGCTAA